The Actinomycetes bacterium genome segment CCCGACGTAGCCCAGCTCGGCCTCGACCCACAGACCGGCCGCATGGGCCTGGTGTACGGCTCCGGCGGTGCGCCTGAGGTTCTCCTCGTAGGGCAGCAGCCCTGCGTCATACATGACCGAGCTGAAGACGGAATCGAGTGACTCGGCGAAGAGGGCGCCTTCGGTGACGTGGTCGAGGTGGAGCGCGATGGGGACGTGTGCATGACGGGCGACCGCCTCCGTCGCCACCGCGATGGGCTCGAGCTGGCCGACGTGAAAGCGCACGGCGTTCTCACTGATCTGGAGGATCACCGGCCGGCGACTCGCGTTCGCCGCGGCCGCCGCGGCCTCGGCATGCTCGAGGCTGATCACATTGAACGCCACGACGGCGCTTCGTCGTGACCGTGCGCCCTCGACGAGCTCGCTCGTCGGCGCCAGCGTCATCCGGCGACACCACCGAGATCGCGGACGAGCACTCCCTCGCGCTGTGCGGCGTACACCTCGAGGTCCACCTCACCGGCCACCGGGCTCAGCACGGCGGCAGAGGCCAGGCCCACGCAGTCGCGCAACGTCTCCCTGAGGTCGGTCGCTACCGGGTCCACGCGCAGAGCGCGCGCGAGACCTGCCACGACGGCGTCTCCGGCGCCCGTCGCATTGCCCTCGAGAACCGTCGCTGGCGTCGCCGCCCACACCCGACCGGATGCAGCGGCGATGACACCGTCGGGACCCAGCGACGCCACCACGACGGTCCCGTGCATCTCCGAGAGCTCGCGTGCCGCGGCGACGGGTTCGCCGATCGGCGACGCCAGGGCGAGCTCCTCGGCGTTCGGCTTGACCACGGTCGGGCCGGCGGACAACGCGTCGAGGAGGGCAGGCCCACTGGTGTCGACGACGACCGGGACCTCGGCAGCCTTGGCCAGCTCGACGAGAGTGCTCATCGCGTCCTTCGGGACGCCGGACGGGACGACGCCGCTGATGACGACCACCCGAGCGCTGACCAGCGCAGCCGAGAAGGCCCCGAGCAGCTCAGGCCAGCAGTCGATCTCGGCCGGCTCGACGAGCACAGTGACGCAGCCGCTCGTCTCGTCGACGACGGTCACGGTCCGCCGGGTGGGAGCGCCGCTGTGGACGGCGGAGGTGGGGACGCCCAGATCGGCGAGCCCGCGCGCGAGATCGCCCCCGCCGGGACCGCCGAGGGGGAGGAGGACCTCGACCGGTTCACCGAGCTGGCGCAGGATCCGCGCGACGTTGACGGCCTTGCCCCCCGGCCTGGACGACACGGTTCCGACCCGGTTGGTGCTCCCCACCACGAGCTGGTCGACGCGGTAGGTGAGGTCGACGGCCGGGCTCAGGCAGACGCAGAGGATCACGCGGGCGGGCCCTCGGCCAGCACGACGGAGCGGGTGAGGCTGCGCGGCCGGTCCGGGTCGAGCCGCAGCTGTTCGGCGCGACGGACGGCGAGCTGCTGGACGCGGATCAGGTCGGCCAGCGGGTCCAAGCCGTCCGCCACGAGCACGGCGCCGGTGGCCCTGACGTCGTCCGCGATGCCCTCGCGGGGCTCGCCGAACACCCACACCGCCCGCCCGGGCTCAGCGATCGCGATCGGCCCGTGCCGGTACTCCATCTGAAGGTATGCCTCCGTCCACGCCTGGGCGGCCTCGCGCATCTTGAGGGCCGCCTCCTGGGCGATCCCGTAGGCCCAACCTTGCCCAAGGAAGGAGATCTGCGTGGCGACCTGGGCGTCCGGGGAAACGGGGTCCTTGCCCTCGAGAACCGAGACTGCCTGAGCGATCACGGGATCGACGTCCTCCCCGAGGGACACCCTGAGCAGCATCAACGCCGTCGTGGCGAACACCGTCTGCACCACCGACTCCTCGTCGGCGAAGTCCAGCACGATGGATCTGGGCGTGACCTGCGTGACGGGCGAGCCCGGCACCGCGGTGATGGCCACGACCGGTGCGGACGTGGTTCGTACCGCCCGGATCACCTCGGTGGTCGTGCCCGAGCGCGAGATCGCCACTACCCGGTCGTACGAACGCCCCGCCGGGAACTGGCTGGCTGCGAACGCATCCGTCTCCCCCGCTCCCGCGTCCTCGCGCAGCGCCGCATAGGCCGCGGCCATGAACCACGACGTCCCGCAGCCGATGACGGCGACGCGTTCGCCGGTCTGGGGAAGGCTCTCCGCGACATCAGCGGCCAGGTCCCGCGCCGTGGTCCACGCCCCAGGTTGGCCGAGGATCTCGCGGCTGACGTGTGGGAGTGCGTCGGTCGTCATGTGCCCTTCCTGACGGTCATGAGCTCCTCGCGTCTCGCCTGCGCGGCCGTTCCTCCGAGCGCTCGGACGCTGAGTGCACCGGCGAGGACAGCGCGCTCGAGGCACTCGGGCACGTCGAGGTCGTCGAGCCACGCATCGATGAAGGCCGCGTCGAAGCTGTCCCCGGCACCGGTCGTGTCCACGGTGACGACGGGGACACCGGCGACCTCCAGCAGGCCCCGGTCCGAGGCGACGGCGAAGGCGCCGAGGGCGCCGTTCTTCACCACCACCATGGGCCCCGAGCCGGCGATCCGTGCGGCCGCGACATAGGGGTCCTCATCGCGGCCGAGCGCGATCGCCTCGGCTCGGTTGGGGAGGACGAGGTCGAGCAGTGGTAGCAGCTCCTCGATCCCGTCCCAGACGCCGGCGGGGTCGCCGTTGGTGTCCAACGACGTCGACGCACCCACGTCCCGGGCCGCGACCAGGACCTGGGCGGCATGCGACAGCAGCGCTCGCTGGAGATACAGCGAACAGAGGTGGACGTGTCGGAGGCCGGCGCCGGCCAGCTCGGCGATCGTGCGCACCACCTCGTCAACGGACAGCGTCGGGATCGCGCCCGGCAGGGTCAGCGTC includes the following:
- a CDS encoding class II fructose-bisphosphate aldolase, with the translated sequence MTLAPTSELVEGARSRRSAVVAFNVISLEHAEAAAAAANASRRPVILQISENAVRFHVGQLEPIAVATEAVARHAHVPIALHLDHVTEGALFAESLDSVFSSVMYDAGLLPYEENLRRTAGAVHQAHAAGLWVEAELGYVGGKPDSPLSAHAEGVRTDPDEAADFVRRTGVDALAVAVGSSHAMRDPTARLDHELIARLRERVSVPLVLHGSSGVSGEELRTAVAAGIAKVNVGTALNVALTRSIRAELEADPTNVDPRRYLTPARESMTARMLEILDSIP
- a CDS encoding PfkB family carbohydrate kinase, which encodes MILCVCLSPAVDLTYRVDQLVVGSTNRVGTVSSRPGGKAVNVARILRQLGEPVEVLLPLGGPGGGDLARGLADLGVPTSAVHSGAPTRRTVTVVDETSGCVTVLVEPAEIDCWPELLGAFSAALVSARVVVISGVVPSGVPKDAMSTLVELAKAAEVPVVVDTSGPALLDALSAGPTVVKPNAEELALASPIGEPVAAARELSEMHGTVVVASLGPDGVIAAASGRVWAATPATVLEGNATGAGDAVVAGLARALRVDPVATDLRETLRDCVGLASAAVLSPVAGEVDLEVYAAQREGVLVRDLGGVAG
- a CDS encoding sugar isomerase, whose amino-acid sequence is MTTDALPHVSREILGQPGAWTTARDLAADVAESLPQTGERVAVIGCGTSWFMAAAYAALREDAGAGETDAFAASQFPAGRSYDRVVAISRSGTTTEVIRAVRTTSAPVVAITAVPGSPVTQVTPRSIVLDFADEESVVQTVFATTALMLLRVSLGEDVDPVIAQAVSVLEGKDPVSPDAQVATQISFLGQGWAYGIAQEAALKMREAAQAWTEAYLQMEYRHGPIAIAEPGRAVWVFGEPREGIADDVRATGAVLVADGLDPLADLIRVQQLAVRRAEQLRLDPDRPRSLTRSVVLAEGPPA
- a CDS encoding PfkB family carbohydrate kinase; this translates as MSGDLSRVLVVGDLNPDLLLVGDVIPRFGQAEQLLEAADLVIGGSAGIAAHGLALLGRKVSLVAAVGEDLFAAHVCDQLSAAGVSVDHVRRRSDVPTGLSVVLSHGDDRATLTLPGAIPTLSVDEVVRTIAELAGAGLRHVHLCSLYLQRALLSHAAQVLVAARDVGASTSLDTNGDPAGVWDGIEELLPLLDLVLPNRAEAIALGRDEDPYVAAARIAGSGPMVVVKNGALGAFAVASDRGLLEVAGVPVVTVDTTGAGDSFDAAFIDAWLDDLDVPECLERAVLAGALSVRALGGTAAQARREELMTVRKGT